In Streptomyces qaidamensis, one DNA window encodes the following:
- a CDS encoding TetR/AcrR family transcriptional regulator encodes MNISPQPAARPRARGTERSMARRAELIAIGRRLFADTSYDALSMDDIARQAHVAKGLIYYYFQSKRGYYLAIIQDSVTELLTLAASGLELPPVDRVQRTIDSYLRYAEHNQAAYRTIVSGGVGFDTEVHAIRDGVREAVVTTIAEGAYGRADVTALARMGLLSWVCSVEGATLEWIDRPELPRDTMGELLVKTLGGVLRAIEELDAAHPAPQPARRGA; translated from the coding sequence TTGAATATCAGCCCCCAGCCCGCCGCGCGTCCCAGGGCCCGCGGTACCGAGCGCTCGATGGCGCGCCGTGCCGAACTCATCGCCATCGGGCGGAGGTTGTTCGCCGACACGTCCTACGACGCTCTGTCGATGGATGACATCGCCCGGCAGGCGCACGTCGCCAAGGGGCTGATCTACTACTACTTCCAGTCCAAGCGCGGCTATTACCTGGCCATCATCCAGGACTCGGTCACCGAGCTGCTCACCCTGGCCGCGAGCGGTCTGGAACTGCCCCCGGTCGACCGGGTGCAGCGCACCATCGACAGCTATCTGCGCTACGCCGAGCACAACCAGGCCGCGTATCGCACGATCGTGAGCGGCGGAGTCGGCTTCGACACCGAGGTGCACGCCATCCGTGACGGAGTGCGCGAGGCCGTCGTGACCACCATCGCCGAGGGTGCGTACGGCCGTGCCGACGTCACCGCGCTGGCACGGATGGGCCTGCTGTCCTGGGTGTGCAGTGTCGAGGGCGCCACGCTCGAATGGATCGACCGCCCCGAGCTGCCCCGCGACACCATGGGCGAGCTGCTGGTGAAGACCCTCGGGGGCGTCCTGCGCGCGATCGAGGAACTCGACGCCGCCCACCCGGCACCGCAGCCCGCCCGCCGGGGCGCGTGA
- a CDS encoding SCO1431 family membrane protein yields the protein MTAHSVTAPRVRTGGPQDDGPKIVEHLMGWALVVVVAMLVTQLGLL from the coding sequence ATGACCGCGCACTCAGTCACCGCCCCACGCGTCCGCACCGGCGGCCCTCAGGACGACGGTCCGAAGATCGTCGAGCACCTCATGGGCTGGGCCCTCGTCGTGGTCGTGGCGATGCTCGTGACCCAGCTCGGGCTGCTGTGA